The following proteins come from a genomic window of Candidatus Syntrophosphaera sp.:
- a CDS encoding biopolymer transporter ExbD, with protein MKVSRKRKRKVEIPNASMSDIAFLLIIFFMATTKFDIKEGVKVQLNKAVSAEQQQTTEVKLTELEMTRIEITESGLLKINTEEPRSFTDDELNRLILEKIEMRDRLNRESTDPEVRQMKMLFLVKTNTEAKYNDMVRVVDHLVTYRDRAMISISTQI; from the coding sequence ATGAAAGTCAGCCGCAAAAGGAAGCGAAAAGTTGAAATTCCGAACGCTTCGATGTCGGATATCGCTTTCCTGTTGATCATCTTCTTTATGGCAACCACGAAGTTTGACATCAAGGAAGGTGTTAAGGTACAGCTCAATAAAGCTGTCTCGGCGGAACAGCAGCAAACCACAGAGGTGAAGCTCACCGAACTCGAAATGACGCGCATCGAGATCACCGAATCAGGGCTTTTGAAGATCAACACCGAGGAACCCAGATCCTTCACCGATGATGAACTGAATAGGCTCATCCTGGAGAAGATCGAAATGCGGGACAGATTGAACCGGGAAAGCACTGATCCGGAAGTGAGACAGATGAAAATGCTCTTTCTGGTGAAAACCAACACAGAGGCCAAGTACAACGATATGGTGCGGGTGGTTGATCATCTGGTCACCTATCGGGACAGGGCCATGATCTCGATTTCAACCCAAATATAG